The genomic stretch AAAAGACTGTTGTTGCTAAGGGAACAATCGTAGCTGTAGATCCTACAGAAATTACAATTGGAAACTATGAGAAATACACAATTTCCGGTGCTTCTGTTGACTGGTCCAAAGATGCTGTTACAACTATAGCTATCGGCGATACAGGAAAGAAAATCTACTTACACGTTAAAGATTCCGCTGACAAATATGTAACTGCTGATAAGATTACTTACAAAGCAGCTGATGCTAACTACTTATTAGTTGGTTCAGACGGTTCTTTAACAGCTGTTAAAGAAGGAACAACTTATGTTATCGCTACTACTGGAAAAACAAGCTTTACTCTTCCTGTAACAGTTGTTGCTAAAAGAGATGCTTCTTCTGCAGAGTTAGACAAAACAGCTGTAACAATCTCCAACACTGATAAAGTAGTTGATACTGTAGTAATCACTGCTACAGCTAAAGATCAGTATGGTTCAAACCTTGCTGCAACTACTGTAACAGATGTAGAGCAGAAATCAACAAAAACTGCTGTTAATCCTATAGCTACTTGGGCTGGTGATAAGATTACCGTTACTGCAACAAATGCTGTTGCTGGAACATACAGCTTTGTAGCAACAGTTAATGGAAAACCTGTAGCATTTAATGTAACAGTACTTGATGCTAAGACTGCTTCCGTAGCTGATCCTTCAACATTAGGAACACAGTTAGTATTATCAACAAATTCACTTGATACTAAGATTACTTCAACTACTGCAGTTGCTGATAAGGACTTAACAATCAAACTTGCTCGTTACAACAACGGTGCACTTTATGATTATGTAACATCTGCTACTGTAAAAGTTACAACTCCTGGTGCTGTTGGTGGTGCTACATTAACTCTTACACCTAATGCTGATGGTGTTGCTACATTCAACGGTCTTACAACTGACGGTGTAACAGTTACTAAAGCAGATAAGGGAACTTACAAAGTTGTAGTAACTTATAATTCCAAAGATTTTACACAGTATTTTGTAATTAATGATACTCAGGTTGTACCTGGTTTCTCTGTAGATAAAGTTGTTACAGAAAAACTTACAGCTGATGATATTGCAAAAGATGTATTAACAATCAAAGATGCTGATGGAAACAACATAACTTCAACAATCAAAAATACTGTATTTAAGACAGTTACTGGTACAATCGTATCCGGTTCTGATGTATACCTTGACAAGGTTACTGTAACACAGAAAGTTGGAAGCTTATCTTTCGATGTTGTTGTAACTATTGGTCAGTCAGTAAAAGTTAAATAATAATAGTTGACTATCATTATTTAATATAAAAATATCCCTGCCAGTTCAAATGAATTGGCAGGGATATTTTGCGTTACAGTGTAATCTGGCATATACTCCTTAAGAATCCTTAATAAATATTGCATATTAAAATTATATATGATAAAATTCAATTTAGTTATAAATTAGTAAATAATAATTATATGCCTCTAAAGGAGAGAAAATACATTCTATGAAACTCAAGTCTATATGGAAGAGAAGCAAAGGTATCTTATTAAATTCCTATTATTCCAACTGTTTTTATAATGGAAAAATAAACAATCGCCTTATATTAATAGAATCAAAAAACGGCAGCGATTTAGCAGGAAACATGTTCCATATACTACGTGAATTAAGGACGGAAGTTTATTCGGATTATAAGGTAGTCTTATCTGTTTTAAATAAGAAAAAAGAGAGTATACAGAATCAGTTGTCCAACTACGGGATTAAAAATGTAAAATTAGTACGAACAAATTCTTACGCATATTATAAGTATTTAGCAACTGCTAAATACTTATTTACTGATACAACTTTTAATAGAAGCTTTATAAAAAAGGAAGGCCAGATTATTACGAATACTTGGCATGGTACTCCTTTAAAGAAAATGGGTAGAGACGTAGATAATAGAGCATATGCTATTGGTAATGTTCAAAGAAACTTTCTATTCTCAGACTATTTGGTATATCCCAATGAGTTTATGAAAAAGAAGATGGTTGATGCATATCTTCTGGAAGGGATATATGATGGCACTATTCTCAATGAAGGATACCCCAGAAATTCGATATTTTTTAACAAAGAAATCGGTCAGAATATAAAAGAGGAATTGGGACTTCATGGCAAGCAGGTTTACATTTATATGCCTACCTGGAGAGGAACAGTTACCAGCAAGAATACAGATCATTTATTAGCTATTACGGATTATTATCTGAGAGACTTGGACAAGCACCTTACGGATAATCAGGTATTCTATGTAAAATTACACCCTTTTGTAAGCAGAAATATGAATTATAGTAATTATGTTCATATAAAACCTTATCCGGATCAATATGATTCCTATGAATTTATGAATATATGTGATTGCCTGGTTACTGATTACTCCAGTGTTTTCTTTGATTATGCCAACAGTGGAAATAAAATTATTTTGTTTGCATACGATGAAACAGATTATTTAGAAGAAAGAGGTATCTATGTACCTCTGAATGAATTCCCATTCCCTATGGTTAAAACAGTCGAGGGATTGTTAAAAGAATTAAACGCTCCCAAGAATTACGATGATACAGCTTTTCTAAAGGAATATTGTACCTATGACAGAGCTGGTGCAGCAGAACGTATCTGTAAACACGTGGTCAAAGGAGAAAAAGTCTGTAAGGAAGAAAAACTCAAAAAGAATGGTAAAGAAAATGTGGTGATGTTTGGTTCAGCATTAGCGAAGAACGGTTTAACTTCCTCACTACTGAATCTTTTTAATAATATAGATATAGAAAAGAGAAATTATTACGTAACTTTTAATGAAGCAGCCCTTAAGAAGACACCGACCAGAGTATCACAGATTCCTGATAAGGTTGGTATTCTTCCAATGAGCAGCGGAGCTGCTTACACTATAATGGAAGCTATAGCCTTTGTTCTATATTTTAAGAAGAACAAAGATAATAAGTTTGTTCAAAAATATCTTGATAGATTATATAAACGAGAGTTTATAAAGCAATTTGGTAGAATTAAAATTGATTCACTGATTCAGTTTGCAGGTTATGATCATAAAGTAACGAATTTGTTCCAACGATTTGAAGGACCGAAGGTTATTTATGTGCATAATGATATGATAGCTGAGATGAAAACAAGGGGTAACCAGCATTACCTGACTCTTCGTTCAGCATATCAAAAGTATGATAAAGTTGCAGTAGTTACCCAGGACATTGTTCCACCTACGGTTAAAATCAGCGAAAAGCAGGATAATATAGTAGTAGTTAATAATTGTCATGCACATCTTGAAGTTAGAAGTAAAGCGAACCAGCCTCTGATTTTTGATGCAGATACTAAGTGCAATATTCCACAGGTGGAGTTAGAAGATGTATTAAACAGCGATGCCAAGAAGTTTATCACTATAGGAAGATTTTCACCGGAGAAAGGGCATATGATGCTTATGAAGGCATATGAAGAATTTTCCAGGGATTATCCCGATACTTATCTGATAATAATTGGCGGACATGGTGTCCTTTATAAGGAAACATTAGATTATGCCAAAGAATCAGAAGCAAATATAATTATCATAAAATCAATGAAGAACCCTATGCCGGTATTGAACAAATGTGATTTCTTTATTTTATCTTCACATTATGAAGGACTAGGTCTTACGTTATTAGAAGCAGATGCGCTAGGTATACCTACTATGTCTACAGATGTAAGAGGACCTCAGGGCTTTTTAAGAGAGTTCAATGGCTGCCTTGTAGAAAAGAGTGAAAAAGGCTTGAAAAAAGGTATGGTACGTTATATGAAAGGCGAAATTAAAGCAATGAATGTTGATTATAACGCTTATAATAAACGTGCAATCAATCAGTTTGAAAGTCTTTTTGAATAATTTAGGAAAGGAAAGCCACAATTTAATCATAGATAGTTACCAGTCAATATATTGGAATATCCTATTATATCAATTGTGATAAGAATGGTGAGTGTATGAAGATAGGTATTATTACCTTTAACAGCGCCCATAATCATGGTGCTGTATTACAGGCTTGGGCGTTGCAGGAGTATTTAAAAGGTGAAGGACATGATGTCAGCATTATAAACTACAGATTGCCAGCTACTGATAATCTGTACCGTTTATATGTGCCCAGAAAAACTTTTAAAAGCTATAAATTAAATAAAGTAGTTCACATGCTTCAATATTTAAAGAAGTTTAAGACGGAACCGGATAAGGTGAAGAGATTTCGTAAATTTGAGCATTTTATAAATAATACATTAAATACTACAAAAGCATATTCAGTTTTTGGTGAATTAAATAAAGCAAATTTTGATTTTGATGTTATGATTGCAGGTAGCGATCAGATTTGGAATGGTTCACTTACAAAAGGTATTAATCCCGCTTATTTTCTGGCATTTGGAAAAGAGAAGATAAAGAGGATTTCTTATGCTGCCAGTATTGGAAAAGATTTTATTCCGGAAGTTGAACATACACTGTTTTCCAGATATCTGAGGCTATTTGACTATATATCTGTTAGAGAGGAAAAGGCAAAGGAGGCGATTGAAAAATTAACGAAGAAGGAGATTTCGGTTGTACTTGATCCAACCCTTCTTCTTGACAGAGAAAGATATGACCAGCTAAAGAATGATCCTAAGACAAAAGCTAAATATATATATGTGCATAATGTTCATATAACGAAAGTAGACAAGCGGTTAAATGCAATGGCAGAAGAAATATCTCAAAGACTTGGATTACCTATTGTTCATAACCGATCAGATTATAACTTTACCAATGAATTGCATAAATTCACTTCTGGTGGTCCGAAAGAGTTCCTGGGTTATATTGCAAATGCGGAATATGTTGTAACAAATTCATTTCATGCTACAGTGTTCTCAATTATGTACCAAAAGAATTTTATAACAATACCTCATTTTCAAAATCCTGAAAGAATGAGACACTTATTGGATACATTAGGTACGGGAAATCATTTGATTGAATTTACAAAAGACCTGCCAAATGATTTAGATGAGCTATCCATCGATTATAATCAGGTTGAGAAGCTTAAAGTTGAACTTAGAAAGACATCAATAGACTATTTGAGTAGGTCTCTTGCAGGTGAGAAAACCACTAATGAGCCTGTTAAAGACGAGGATAAGTACTTTGATTCCAAGGATGTTTATTCCTGTTATGGATGTAAGGCCTGTAAGGATATATGTCCGGTTTCAGCAATTACTATGGTATCGGACAAAGAAGGCTTTTGGTATCCCAAGATCGATGAAGATAAATGTATACATTGTAATCTTTGCAGAAAAGTATGTATTTACCGAAAGTTTGAAAAAGAAGAACCGGTTGAAAATTACCCGGTAGTTTATGCCTCCTATCATAAGACAGAAGATATTCATACTGAAAGTACCAGCGGAGGTATGTTTATACCTATGTATCGATATATACTTTCTATAGGGGGTAAGGTAGTAGGTGTTCGATATGATGAAAATATGAGAGTCATATATGACATTGCAGATACAGAAGAAGGCTGCAGAGCTTTTTGCGGTTCAAAATATGTTGCACCTGACAGTGAAAATGTGAAGCCAAGAGTAAAGAAATTACTTGAAGCCGGAACGGTTGTATTATTTACCGGTAATCCATGTCAGATAGCAGGTTTAAAGACTTATCTGGGTAAAGATTACACGAATCTGTATACAGTGGATATTATCTGCCATGGTGTTCCTTCACCAAAAGTATTTGAAAAGTATATTAACTACCTGGAGAATCGTTATCACTCAAAGGTAATCGATTTTCAATTCAGAAATAAAATAAGAGGTTGGAGTAAACCTTATATACTGGTTAAATTTGAATCTGGTGAGGTATTATTAGAGCCGGCAGCCAGCAACAACTTTAATAGAGCTTTCTTAAGCAATAATATTCAGAGGCCGTGCTGCTACACCTGTGAATTTGCAGGATTAAAGGGAAGTGTCGGTGATATTACCATAGGTGACTATTGGGGTATTGAAAATGAGCATCCTGAAATGATGGACCAAAGAGGTGTATCCATTATTAAGCTGAATAATTCCAAGGGATCAGAATTCTTTGAACACTTTAAGGAGCAGCTGGTACTAAAAGAAAGTACTTATGAGAAAGCCTATAACGCTAATCATAAAAAACCCATGAATCTGGTTCTAAAGCGAAATCAGCTTATGTCCCAGATTGATGATGTAGAAATTGACAGCTTGCTGCAGTCCTATAATCATTTAAAGAAGAAGAAAAAAAAGAAATAAATCAATATAAATAATAAGTTGAGCATTTTATCATAAGAGCTGATTTGTAAGACACAGGTTTAATCCTAAAATCAGAAATAGATAGAATGGTATTTGAGCTTGACTTTAATAATTTATAATAAAAATTGAATTAACCATTAGTTTAACATGTAGGTGTAATATTAAGGAAAGAGTATAGAGTATTACACCTATATGATGGCTATATATTCAACGAATATAGTAAGAAAGAAAACAGGTGGTAAATTGAAAAAGTATTTCAGTAATTTTGCAAAATATAGATTTTTATTAGCGGAACTTGTTAAAAAAGGAGTAACCTTAAAATATAGAAGATCCTATCTGGGTGTAGTTTGGACTTTGATTGAACCTTTATTAACAATGATGGTTTTAACGCTCGTATTTGGTACGCTGTTTGGAAACACTGACAGGACCTTTCCCGTCTACATACTGTCAGGACGGTTAATGTATTCTTTTTTCTCAAATAGTACGAAGACCTCAATGAAGTCGATTCGATCCAATAGTGGTATGATTAAGAAGGTATATGTACCAAAATATATGTATCCTTTATCATGTATATTAAGCGATTATATAACATTCCTGATATCTTTGCTTATATTGTTTATAGTTAGTATTGTACTAAGAGTTGAGCCTAGTTTTTATCTGTTCCAAGCTGTCATACCATTATTGATCTTACCGGTTATGTGTTATGGCTTAGGACTAATATTAGCGACACTCTCGGTGTTTTTTAGAGATCTGGAATATATCTGGTCGGTTGTAATGATGCTTATTATGTATACATCAGCAATATTTTATAAGCCTGAGAGAATTATCAAGGCAGGATATGGCTGGCTGCTTGATATAAATCCGCTATATTCCGTTGTAGTGAATTTTCGAAATGCAATCTTTGGACAGGCATTGGATACAAGAGCGTTAGGGTTATCCTTACTTTACACTGCTGGATTTATGATTGTCGGGTTACTCATGTTTTATAAAAAGCAGGATGAATTTATATTACATGTTTAATGGTAGAAGTTGCAGTGAAAATATGATAAGAGAAAAACTACAACCAGTTATAAACGTATATCAGATTCCTTATTTGGTATATGGGAAAGAGGAAATATGGCTAAAACAGCGGTAGAAGTCAATCATGTCAGTATGAAATATAATATGTCTACTCAAAAGGTTGACAGTTTAAAGGAATATTTTATTAAGCTTGTAAAAAAGGAATTAAAGTATAAAGAGTTCTGGGCCTTAAAAGATGTTGACCTGTCTATTGAAAAAGGAGACCGCCTTGGAATTTTAGGGCTTAATGGTGCCGGTAAAAGTACTCTGCTTAAAATAATAGCAGGTGTTCAGAAGCCTACAGAGGGCAATGTTAATGTTAAAGGGAAGATAGCCCCTTTGTTAGAGCTTGGAGCCGGTTTTGAAGGTGAATATACAGGTATTGAGAATATATATCTTTATGGATCTGTTTTGGGGTATCACAGGGATTTTATTAATGAAAAATTTAATGAAATCGTGGAGTTCTCTGAATTAGGTGAGTTTATAAAAGTACCACTTAAGAATTATTCCTCCGGTATGAAATCAAGGCTTGGTTTTTCAATTGCTACTATTGTGGAGCCGGATGTTTTGATATTGGACGAAGTATTGTCAGTAGGTGATGCGAAGTTTAAAAAGAAATGTGAAGCAAAGATACAGAGTATGTTTGATAAAGGGGTTACAGTGTTATTTGTATCTCATTCCCTTGCGCAGGTTAAGAAAATATGCAATAAGGCTATTCTGTTGGAAAAGGGGCAATTAATAGCAAATGGTACTATTGATGAAGTAAGTGCCATTTATGAAGAGAAGACGAAATAGTTAAGAATGAATATATAAAGCTCCAGTAAGTTTACATCTACTGGAGCTTTTTAGTGCTGCTTGTTATTTTCCTTTTGTGCTATTAGGTATTTGAGAAGCATTGTATGCATTACACGCTATACCGATACCGAGCAAGGACCAAAATACCGGAGAAACAGCCATAGAGGAGTCGTTTGTAATACCTGCCAACATAAATCCTATGGTTGCAATAAAAGAAGCAATACCGGTACGTGTAAATAATGTATAGGAAACAATATTCTTATATAAGCGAATGCTCCATACAAAATAAATTATATAGAATACGAGAAAAGATATCAAAGCTAACAGTCCGGATTGAATGCCTAATTGTAAATAAAAGCTATGAGGTTTTGTTAAAAGCTCATCTCCAAACCCTGAATTGTAAAGATTAACGTAATCTTGCTGAGGAAATGCAAAAACGTATGAATTAGCACCTTCACCCAGTATAATACGGTCTTTTAACAAGGGGATAGACCTTGACCAAATATAACCCCTTCCAGAGGCATAATTTTCATAACCTGTAAATATTGCAGAATCAGCTTGTACTATTTTATCCAATTTACCATACTTATTAATATAGTAGAATGTATCATCTCCTAATTGATTGGTAAAATTCCAGTCTGTACCATCTATCGATAACTGTAGTACTGCTAAGCTATCTGCATATCCTATTGCAGCAGTAATACCTTGAAAGCGCTCATCATCAATAATAAGTTGTCCGGATTCATCTTTATGACTTGCTAGTATGCTTTCTTTCTCATCATAGAAGTAAGTGTTATAATTGGTGTCTTCAAGCTTTATATCAATGTTCAAGTTATTGCCTTTATAAGTAATAGTAAGTAGTTTATCTGTCTTGATATCAGTTAAATTAGGCGTAGACTTTGTGATATTTGTAAAGCTTTGAAATGTGTTCTTAATAAAACTAAAATTAGTTAGTGAAATAATCAATATTCCAACTAAAAGAAAACCAGTAGTAATCATACTTATTTTTTTATTAGTAAAGATTTTAGCACGAAAGAAGAATAATAAAAACGGAATGGTAGCAATTATACATATAATGGATGTTTTGGATTCAGAACCTAACAGTGATATAATCAATCCTAATAATATAGTACTATATAGTGCCAGTGCTTTTTTTGTCTTCTCAGTTATAAGGAGACATAAAATAAAAGGAATGAGCATGGATACATATACTCCGACATAGTTAGGATTAAATAGAGTCATATATGTACGATTTTTACCAAATGACATGGTATATCCAGCTAAATTACTCCATTGAGTTCTTGGAAGATAAAGTTTTTTTCCAATCTCTGTTGCTAGAAAATCATGTCCAATAGCTTGTAGTGACCCGATAAATACTATAACTAAAACGCCTATCATAAAATAGTGAAGTAAGTAGGCTAGATCTTCTTCTTTTTTTATGTAAAGATAACAATAAATTACTATCAGGCTGTAGCTTATTAGTGTAAAAACGGATTCAAACTGATCAAATATACCCCAGTAACCATACTTGGCAGTTTCAGAAGTTATAGTTGAGAGTAAATTTAAAACCCCTAATAATAATAAGGGAATAAATAATTTTAAGTCCTTAAAGTTACTGTTAGATTTTTTTATGTTTAGTATAATCAATACTAACATCACCGCCGATATTATAAGAAAAAATATCTGCTTGTAATGAAGGAAGAAATCTAAGGTGGAAGAGTTCTGCGATGCCCATGAATAAGAAGATATATCAGGGTTATCAAGGTGATAATGCATAATTAATGGTAAAACAGCGAGTATTAAGATGATAGGTATAACAAGATATTTACTGCTTTGAGAGGTATACGAATGTTGTTTTGATTTTGTTTTACTGGTTGATTTGTTTGCCATAGGGGACTCCTTAAGTATAAAAAATACATTATTAGGGTGAATTTATAGTACAGGAGTATTTTAATACTTATTCTGGTAATTGACAAGGTAAAGAGTAGAATTAGGTGATTTTAATTTTTATTTTTATTATTCTAATGAGGCATAGGCTTGAATTGCTTTGATACAAATCAAGATTTATTAATAATATAGATTATACAACTACATAGAATGAAAATGTGGTTCTTGAATGGATACAAAAACTTTTTGCTGTACAAATCAAGAATTATATAAATAATATTAAGATTTGATGTAAATAGGTCTGAAATGCTTACTTTTAATTCTAATTATAAGCAAAGGACAAAAAAGCTTGTATTCTCAAGACCTATTCATTATAATAAAAGTAATAATTAGACAGGAAGAGATATCAATGTATAATAAAATTATAAAAAGAATATTGGATATTATGATTGCCTTTCTATCACTTATTATTTTAGCGGGGATTATTTTAATGATATCATTACTGATTAAAATTACATCAAAGGGCAAAGTATTGTACCGACAAAAAAGAGTAGGAAAGAATAAAAAAGAATTTTACATATTAAAGTTTCGGACCATGTCATCTGCGGCACCAAAAGATGTACCGACTCATCTGCTTGAAAATCCGGACCAATATATAACTAGAATCGGTAAACTACTAAGAAAGACAAGTCTTGATGAATTACCGCAATTAGTTAATATACTGAAAGGGGATATGTCATTAGTTGGTCCGAGGCCGGCTTTATGGAATCAATTTGATCTTATTAAAGAAAGAGATCGGTATGGGGCAAATGATGTGAGGCCAGGCTTAACAGGCTGGGCACAGATTAACGGAAGGGATGAAGTACCAATACCACTTAAAGTTCGTTATGATAGTGAATATATACAAAAAATGAGTTTTCTTTTTGATTTGACCTGTATGTCAAAAACGGTTGTTTGCGTTGTAAAGCATGAAGGAGTAAGAGAAGGTGCGTTGGAAGGTGGAACGGAAAGTAAGTATGAAAACGGTATTGATTATTTAAGTTAACAGAATTGAGAGTAGAATTATTAGTATGCAAGAAACAATAGAATTGTAATGTAACTCAATCTTAATTGTAAAGGTTTTATAATTTAGATTTAACTATGAAGTTACTGTATGTCTAATTAAAGGATTTGACTATAATGAAAAAAATATTAGTAATTGGAGCTAATAGCTATATTGGTAAATGTTTTAAAAAATTTGTAGATAATAATTATAAACTATTGCTGAAAGTAGAAATGGTCAGTGCCTCAAATGGCGAGTGGGAAAATATAGATTTTGCCCAGTATGATGTGATTTTACATTTATCTGCAATTGTACATAAAAGAGAAAAAAAGTGTATGATGAAAATGTATGAGAAAGTAAATTATCAGTTGGCTGTTAATTCTGCCCAGAAAGCAAAGAAAAGTGGTGTACACCAGTTTGTTTTTATGAGTTCGGCTGCTGTTTATGGTAATATAAGTGGATGTATAACAAGCGATACTATTCCTAGACCGATTTCATTGTATGGAAAAACTAAATTGGCAGCAGAGAATGAAATCTTAAAATCACAAGATAAAGATTTTAAAGTAGTAGTTTTAAGAACACCAATGGTTTACGGTAAAGGGTGCAAAGGCAATTATGCAAGGCTTGTTAAACTGGCTAAATATCTATTTTTAATACCCAATTATCATAATATAAGAAGTATGGTATCTATCGAAAATTTATGCGAATTTTTAGTAAACGTCGTAGTTAATGAATCAAAAGGTGTTTTTTACCCTCAAAACGATAGTTTCGTAGATACTTGTGAATTAATAGAAGGAATTAGAAAAGATTTAGGTAAGAAAACAAGACGTACTCAGTGTGCTAATTGGATAATAAGCATACTGGTTAAAAAAAAGGGAGGCATTTTTCAAAAAATATTTGGTGATTTTTATTATGATAAATCGCTAATATAAACACATTAAGTTACTTAATCTACTTCCTTATAAATAATGAATAATGCGAAAATGTATATTAAATTGGAGGTGGTATATATTAATCCAATTGTTTCAGTTATAATACCTGTTTATAATAATAGCCTTTATATTGAACAAGCTATTGAATCAGTACTTATACAAGATATACCATTAGAAATAATAGTTATAAATGATTGCTCGCAGGATAACCTTGAACAAGTGATAGAGAAATATCTTAAAATGGATAATTTTATATATGTTAAGAATGAGATTAACCTTGGGGTAGCTGCAAGCAGAAATAAAGGGGTAGGACTAGCAAAAGGACGTTTCATTGCATTTTTAGATGCTGATGATTGGTGGAGTCCTGATAAATTAAAAAAACAGATGGAAATTATGGATACAAATAAGTATGTGATTTGTTTTACAGGAAGAAAAATTGTTAATTCATCAGGTTTATATATTAAAACAATTATTCCTTCCAAGCAAGTAGTAAATTATAATACATTATTACATCATAATAGCATATCATGTTCATCAGTTATGCTTGCTAAAAAAATAGCTTGTGAGCATCCAATGAGGAACGATGAATACCATGAAGATTATATAAATTGGCTAGAAGTATTAAAAGATCATGGTCTTGC from Anaerocolumna sp. AGMB13020 encodes the following:
- a CDS encoding sugar transferase; translation: MYNKIIKRILDIMIAFLSLIILAGIILMISLLIKITSKGKVLYRQKRVGKNKKEFYILKFRTMSSAAPKDVPTHLLENPDQYITRIGKLLRKTSLDELPQLVNILKGDMSLVGPRPALWNQFDLIKERDRYGANDVRPGLTGWAQINGRDEVPIPLKVRYDSEYIQKMSFLFDLTCMSKTVVCVVKHEGVREGALEGGTESKYENGIDYLS
- a CDS encoding NAD-dependent epimerase/dehydratase family protein; protein product: MKKILVIGANSYIGKCFKKFVDNNYKLLLKVEMVSASNGEWENIDFAQYDVILHLSAIVHKREKKCMMKMYEKVNYQLAVNSAQKAKKSGVHQFVFMSSAAVYGNISGCITSDTIPRPISLYGKTKLAAENEILKSQDKDFKVVVLRTPMVYGKGCKGNYARLVKLAKYLFLIPNYHNIRSMVSIENLCEFLVNVVVNESKGVFYPQNDSFVDTCELIEGIRKDLGKKTRRTQCANWIISILVKKKGGIFQKIFGDFYYDKSLI
- a CDS encoding O-antigen ligase family protein — encoded protein: MANKSTSKTKSKQHSYTSQSSKYLVIPIILILAVLPLIMHYHLDNPDISSYSWASQNSSTLDFFLHYKQIFFLIISAVMLVLIILNIKKSNSNFKDLKLFIPLLLLGVLNLLSTITSETAKYGYWGIFDQFESVFTLISYSLIVIYCYLYIKKEEDLAYLLHYFMIGVLVIVFIGSLQAIGHDFLATEIGKKLYLPRTQWSNLAGYTMSFGKNRTYMTLFNPNYVGVYVSMLIPFILCLLITEKTKKALALYSTILLGLIISLLGSESKTSIICIIATIPFLLFFFRAKIFTNKKISMITTGFLLVGILIISLTNFSFIKNTFQSFTNITKSTPNLTDIKTDKLLTITYKGNNLNIDIKLEDTNYNTYFYDEKESILASHKDESGQLIIDDERFQGITAAIGYADSLAVLQLSIDGTDWNFTNQLGDDTFYYINKYGKLDKIVQADSAIFTGYENYASGRGYIWSRSIPLLKDRIILGEGANSYVFAFPQQDYVNLYNSGFGDELLTKPHSFYLQLGIQSGLLALISFLVFYIIYFVWSIRLYKNIVSYTLFTRTGIASFIATIGFMLAGITNDSSMAVSPVFWSLLGIGIACNAYNASQIPNSTKGK
- a CDS encoding glycosyltransferase family 2 protein — its product is MYIKLEVVYINPIVSVIIPVYNNSLYIEQAIESVLIQDIPLEIIVINDCSQDNLEQVIEKYLKMDNFIYVKNEINLGVAASRNKGVGLAKGRFIAFLDADDWWSPDKLKKQMEIMDTNKYVICFTGRKIVNSSGLYIKTIIPSKQVVNYNTLLHHNSISCSSVMLAKKIACEHPMRNDEYHEDYINWLEVLKDHGLAFCLREPLITYRKSINGKSRRRFNSIRMTYGVYRTERISKVRSLFLVCSHLLHGIIKCFQI